The following DNA comes from Hevea brasiliensis isolate MT/VB/25A 57/8 unplaced genomic scaffold, ASM3005281v1 Scaf174, whole genome shotgun sequence.
ttaattaatagttaTATAAGTCTTTACTGTATTTattgttaaaataaattttttaaatttaaaaaaaataaataaattttttaaattttaaaaataaatcaaataaaccaTTTTACTATTTTTGGGACAAATGAACTTTTAATCAATAGTCAGCAATCTTGTatatttaatttgtaatatttttATAAGTATCTACTATATCATAGTGCATATTAATAAGTTATTTTTTTTGCTAAATGATTCAAAAAAAACTTCTCCATAATTTATTTGatctatttctaaaattttaaggaaaatttattaattagttcttatattttaataaaactaactaCTTAAtccatgtattttaaaaattacacTATTTAATCTATGTGTTTTGCTTTTGTTAAATTATTTTCTCTCTCTGTAAAATTTTTCATTATTCATGCaattcaaactactatttagtccatctattttaagaaaattaattagttgatGCCTATATTCTGAAAAATATTCTATTTAATTTatctattttagtaaaactaattaggTGGTCCATATATTTTGAAaggtataatattttaaaaaatatattattagataaaaattttattatgtggagactaaatatgaatttacattttttaaaaatttttaattctttggacattatttttgtattttctctactgagaaataatttttctttattgCTTAGAAATTTAAggaaactaattaatttttttgatgCAGACAACTTTTATTGTTTTTAtcaataaatgaaaataaaaaaagaatgagGGCAGATGGGTGTAAGCGTAGAAAATAAGAAACATGGAGAGAGAGGAATAAAAGAAGATAAGACAAAAATAAGTGGAAGAGAATTATGGTAGTttatgtataaaaaataattatgagactaaatagttaaaaaagtcaaattataaataCTAACTAATGTGTTTTtctaaaatatagagactaattaattattttcacTCAATTAAAAGGACTAAATCGTAATTTGACCATGTATTAACTAACGGAAAAATTAACGAAGGACTAAAcagttaacaaaaataaaatacaagaactaaataatatatttttcaaaatataagaacaaaatagttaatttcattaaaatatatgAAGTTATTTTAAGAACTTACATAACTATTTGATATAGCCAGtcttttgcttttcttttttcagaATATTGCTTCTTGACAATAACACAAGTCCAGATATATTGAATCCTAAAAAAGCATACATAAGCATAAAGCTGTGAACTTCCTATTCTTGaaagaattttatttaaaaaaaaaaattaaaagaagtgcTTACAGTACAATAAATACAACAtactgcctaaaaaaaaaaaagctaaaaaaaaaaaaatcccagtaTCAGCAATCCCATGCTGTGATCTATCTCAGGTAGGTTTAATCAGTTGCTTGGCAGTAACCAACCTCCCTGTaaacagaaaaagaaagaaataacaaCCATCCAAGCCTTTGCTGCTTAGCCGTGAGCAGGCAGGCTCTTATGTATTCTCATGTACAAGAAATGTACACATGGAATTAACAAGATTTAGCCTGTGAAAAAATCTTATTTCCACGTGCTTTATCAATTCCTGAATGTGAACTCTCGCAAGCTGACACCAATTTCATGTTGGGTACGAATGGAACCTGGTGCTGGAGGCAATTGCATTGTTGAGTTTGAGTTTGGCTCTTCAATTTCTATGTTATGATCCCTAACATCAGGATTTTCAATGTGTTCAGGCTCATCAGCCTCCTGGTTGTGTACAGAATTTGCTGCTTCAGGGTCCCAATTATCTATGTCGTGGTTATAGTTTCTTGGAGAAGCCTGCAAGCTGTCAGGAGCAGTGCTGCTACGGTAGTTATGCAAGAGATGGACAGGCGACATGCGATGTGTGGGAGTTGCTGGTCTGCTTGACATTGGTGTTTGAGACTCAGAATGTTTGCTGTGTTTAGCATGTTTTTTGGCAGCATGGTGCCAGCTCTTGAGTGCTGCTGCTACTCGGTCATTAAAGACTGTTGGTCTCATGCTAGATCCCATCTGTAAGATCATAGACGATAGTAGAAACCCGTTAGAAGGCCTAAAGGTTATGAAAACGTAACAAGGTCTATAAGCAGGCAATGTAGATTGACAGACAAGAATGTCATTGGCAATTGGTGCAAAAATCAACTATCATTCTCTATTTAAGGCTATTTTTCCCACCTGTGTCACTAGAGCATACAGAGGCAGTGTCACATAACTGCATACAACCTGTATGATGATCCTGAAATGTTCCAATTTGGCATTGTGTCAGGAATGCTCAAACCTATGAAATCAATCTGAAGAAGGGAAAGAACTAGATGTTATGGCAATAAAACTCACCCCATTGTAAGTTTGATTACAATATCTTCAGTGCGATCATGGTAGCAAGAGTCAGGTCCAATTTTCCACTGAAAGAAGAGGCAAAATATAACAAGTCAGGATAAAATAGTTTAGCAAATAAGTAGCTGAACTTGTAATACATGATTGACAGGAAGCAATGATTCTTCTAAAATGTTTGATGCTTACCATGCTCCAGGCGAAGAAAGCCAGCTGAAATGCATTCTGCAATGCAGAAGTTGAAAATGGGGGAAAGATTATAAGCGTAAGCATAAAGAGGCCTAATGTTACTATGGAAATGTTTGAACATAGGAAGTAGTTTGCAGGTACCTGAAAGAGAACTAAGTGAATGAGGAAGAGGATGAAGCGTGGACGTCCAAACCAGAAGAGGTCATCGCCTGGTTGAACCACAGGAGCACCCTTAACTACATCTCCTCTCTCTTGAATCCTTAGTGCCATTTGAGTTATGATCACTTGGAGCTTAGCCCCCACCACCAGAATTATCTGCAAAATTCCCAAGTCAGAGTTTGAGTTCCTGATGCTTACTGACTAGAACCAGCATGAAACAAACATTAGGTATAGTTATGTGCTTACAACTAAGGGGACAAATGGTAACCATAGATAAGCATACCAGCCTGCCAACCAAAAAAGAAAAGCTCTTCTTAGTTCTTGAATCATATAATATTCTCACCATTTATCATCTGGGAATTTTGCAGGAAACTAGTGCTTACCATGTGTGCTGGTCAGCAGCATCAAGCATGCAATAAACCATATAACTGGACTGCATAAAATGCAAAGTAAGGTTTAGGATTCTGAAAGAATCAATCAACCAAAGTAATGTATGCCTTTTAAATGCTTAAGATTTACAAGCACTAACCTGATCCCTACCACAACTTTAAAGTCATCTTCAAGTGATCTGTTGATGTATTTTTGGAAATCAAATCTTGTTTCACTTCCAGGGGCCAAATGTGCCTGAAACAACATAACAGAACAttacaactccaattatcaatgaGAATTAGATATTCCTACTCAGAGAGAAACTGTATACATGTTTAACTCACCATGATAAATCCATGTCTCAGTGTCAGGTAATCTGTTTTGGTGACTGATCCAAAGAATTGTCTAAAGAAACAAACCTGATATTCagataaaaagggaaaaaaaaagtcAACTATATATAAACACTATTTCCCTGAATGTTAAGGGTAGAATTATGCAGAATGTTTCTGTAATACTATTCTCATGAACTACAAGGTAATTCCTTCTcatctaaaaaaataataataataataaaaatcatGTTCCGCTACTTACAATCCAAAGGAAAACTGTTGACCGACTCCATAACGTCATATGTCTTCGTCCAAATGATGTATCCCTTGCAAACCTAAACCTCTCTGGATCTGCAACACAAAATTCCTTAAATAATTATGTAAAGATGTCTAAGATTTCTAATTATTGAAATGGTTGATGTTATACAATGGAATTGTGCAATATAATAGGATAATGGAGTCCCCAGATGCTGAGATGGGACACTACAACGCCCACATGTTTATAGCTTTGAAGAAAGGACCTACCATTATGGTATTGATACTCAATTGTCTTTGTCTCTTTCTCCCATGCCTTCCACTTTCTCATCTGCAATCCAAATATTTAAGCATTATTAGAGATGGGAATTCATCAGCAGACAAAGAAGCAAGCAATTATTAACTAAAGCTACTAGTATTTCGGTACCTTGGTTCTGCCCAAAATATAGGTAAGTATGCAGTACAGCACATGAACAACTGCTAGTACAAAGATGAAATAGTGGAGCTGGTCAATTCCATATGCTGATACAAAGGCAGCTTTACCCTGAAGTATATGCAAAACCAGTGTTAGAGAATATGCAGCTCAAATACCTTCCTGCAACAACTAATTTCTGAGTTCTGATCATATTCTTACCCTTTCTGCACATTTATCTGTTACTGTCTTGCTCTCTTCCTGTTTCTTGTTGCAAGGATGCCAGGTGGATGCAACACTCTCTGAAATGCAAATATTGGAGATAGGACTTTGTAGAGCAGTTAGAAGCAAAGATATAAATCCCATAAGCATCAGCTCTgaaaaacatgaaattaaaataaagggTCAGCCCTGgatgaatataaattaatatgaCTTCAAAATTGGCAAAGATCTAAATTGACTAAAATAAAATGGGTCACCAGCTTTAATCTTTTCAAGAGCTTCCACAAGAGCTGGCTTATGTATTTTCTTAAACCACTGTAAAAGAAAACAAGAAGATTAGTCTTCAGTTGCAGAAATACATTATTCTTAGTCTTCAGGCAATAACCAAAACATCTACCTACTAATGAAGATTGAAATGTAATCTAATCACATACCTTTTCTATCAAATGAATCACATGCTCAATGAAGATTGAAATAACAATCATCACAAGGCACACCACAGCAACAGCCCACGTAGGCGTCTCCTCAAGAGAACGTTCTTTACTGGTATCAGACATGGTAGTAAAGCTTCTTCTTGATGCAAGACTCTCCAAGAAATCACCAAGAAATGTTCAAAAGGACCAAATGCAGAAGATTCTAAAGAAATAAAACACTATTGGCAAATTCACCACTTATGCAAAGTTCTCTTACGCCCTCTGCAAATGTTTGTGCAGATATGCAAGAGAGATAGAGGGAGTTGTCTTTATAGAAAAgtctacatatatatacatacatatatatatatatatatataagaaatgtAGAAGAAGCAACTGCAGAACAAAGGCATTGACTTTttcagagagaggaaagaaagagaagagagagagagagagagcataaaCGTGTCTCAACTAGACTCTAACCAAGTTTGAACAaggaaaatagagaaaaaaacaaGAACATGAACAAAAACCATAACACAGAGAAATGATtcttaaaaaaacaaaaagagagaagaaaattcCTAGCTTAATTGGAGGAGAATTACtattaaatcaagaaattagCAAGGTTAGTTAATTCTGTAACGAAATTTAAGACTACAGACGTAGACTTGATATGGAAAGTGAAGTTTCTGTTTGAAATGGTGGTTTTAATATGCAAGATTTGTATTTATCATTTTTGCTTGACCGGCATGTCAGTCTTTTTAGCCCTTTCTCGGAAGATTCAAT
Coding sequences within:
- the LOC131176579 gene encoding MLO-like protein 6, producing MSDTSKERSLEETPTWAVAVVCLVMIVISIFIEHVIHLIEKWFKKIHKPALVEALEKIKAELMLMGFISLLLTALQSPISNICISESVASTWHPCNKKQEESKTVTDKCAERGKAAFVSAYGIDQLHYFIFVLAVVHVLYCILTYILGRTKMRKWKAWEKETKTIEYQYHNDPERFRFARDTSFGRRHMTLWSRSTVFLWIVCFFRQFFGSVTKTDYLTLRHGFIMAHLAPGSETRFDFQKYINRSLEDDFKVVVGISPVIWFIACLMLLTSTHGWYAYLWLPFVPLVIILVVGAKLQVIITQMALRIQERGDVVKGAPVVQPGDDLFWFGRPRFILFLIHLVLFQNAFQLAFFAWSMWKIGPDSCYHDRTEDIVIKLTMGIIIQVVCSYVTLPLYALVTQMGSSMRPTVFNDRVAAALKSWHHAAKKHAKHSKHSESQTPMSSRPATPTHRMSPVHLLHNYRSSTAPDSLQASPRNYNHDIDNWDPEAANSVHNQEADEPEHIENPDVRDHNIEIEEPNSNSTMQLPPAPGSIRTQHEIGVSLREFTFRN